One genomic window of Actinoalloteichus hoggarensis includes the following:
- a CDS encoding NHL domain-containing thioredoxin family protein, with the protein MAVSNLRRSRVRAPELVGRGWLNTGGESYSIKDFRGRITILDFWTFCCINCLHVLDELRPLEEEFSDVLVTIGVHSPKFVHEADPAALAAAVERYEVTHPVLDDPELITWQAHAVRAWPTLVVIDPEGYVVHVAAGEGHIEALRAVILELIAEHESKGTLHRGEGPYVAPEPAETTLRFPSKAIATAAGTLLVADTRHHRVVELDADGETVLREIGRGTRGDRDGDPVEAEFSEPSGLALLPEDVAAEVGYHLVVADTVNHTLRGVDLATGRVRTVAGTGEQWRSGVDAGPGTEIPLTSPTDVAWWGPADAVIIAMAGNHTLGAFDPRRGTVARFAGTTVEGLSDGPAADAFLAQPSGLAATDDRLWFVDSETSALRWVGVEDGGFVVRTAVGTGLFDFGHRDGPAAQALLQHPLGVTALADGSLAVADTYNGAVRRYDPVDDSVSTLVDGLAEPSGAVLLDGELVVVSSAAHRVDRPVPPGIAATLVAGAAHQVRRPPSELASGAVELAVIFTPPPGQKLDERYGPSTRVEITSSPPELLVSGAGVDTSLTRQLVIADDIEGGVLHVVAQAAACDDDPAVEHPACRLARQDWGIPIRVTPTGAARLPLMMGGLDHAG; encoded by the coding sequence ATGGCCGTTTCGAATCTGCGCCGTTCCCGAGTCCGGGCTCCCGAGCTGGTGGGCCGAGGCTGGCTGAACACCGGAGGCGAGTCCTACTCGATCAAGGACTTCCGTGGTCGCATCACCATCCTGGACTTCTGGACCTTCTGCTGCATCAACTGCCTGCACGTGCTCGACGAGCTGCGGCCGTTGGAGGAGGAGTTCTCCGACGTGCTGGTCACCATCGGCGTGCACTCGCCGAAGTTCGTCCACGAGGCCGACCCCGCCGCGCTGGCGGCGGCCGTGGAGCGCTACGAGGTCACGCACCCGGTGCTGGACGACCCGGAGCTGATCACCTGGCAGGCGCACGCCGTCCGGGCCTGGCCGACGCTGGTCGTCATCGACCCCGAGGGATACGTCGTGCATGTCGCGGCGGGCGAGGGCCACATCGAGGCGTTGCGCGCGGTCATCCTCGAGCTGATCGCCGAGCACGAGTCGAAGGGCACGCTGCACCGGGGAGAGGGGCCGTACGTCGCGCCCGAGCCCGCCGAGACCACCCTGCGGTTCCCGAGCAAGGCGATCGCGACGGCGGCCGGGACGCTTCTGGTCGCCGACACCCGCCACCACCGCGTGGTCGAACTGGACGCCGACGGGGAGACGGTGCTCCGCGAGATCGGCCGGGGGACGCGCGGCGACCGCGACGGCGACCCGGTCGAGGCCGAGTTCTCCGAGCCCTCCGGGCTGGCGTTGCTTCCCGAGGACGTCGCCGCCGAGGTCGGCTACCACCTCGTGGTCGCCGACACGGTCAACCACACCCTGCGCGGGGTGGACCTGGCCACCGGGCGGGTGCGGACCGTGGCGGGCACCGGGGAGCAGTGGCGCTCCGGCGTCGACGCGGGCCCCGGCACCGAGATCCCGCTGACCAGCCCGACGGACGTCGCCTGGTGGGGGCCGGCGGACGCCGTGATCATCGCGATGGCGGGCAATCACACGCTCGGTGCGTTCGATCCCCGACGCGGCACGGTCGCCCGCTTCGCGGGCACGACGGTCGAGGGCCTGTCGGACGGTCCGGCGGCGGACGCCTTCCTCGCCCAGCCCTCCGGACTGGCGGCCACCGACGACCGGCTGTGGTTCGTCGACTCGGAGACCTCGGCCCTGCGCTGGGTCGGCGTCGAGGACGGCGGGTTCGTCGTCCGGACCGCGGTGGGCACCGGGCTCTTCGACTTCGGTCATCGCGATGGACCCGCGGCACAGGCGCTGCTCCAGCATCCGCTGGGCGTGACCGCGCTGGCGGACGGCAGTCTCGCGGTGGCCGACACCTACAACGGCGCGGTGCGCCGGTACGACCCCGTGGACGACTCGGTGTCGACGCTGGTCGACGGGCTCGCCGAGCCCTCCGGTGCGGTGCTGCTCGACGGCGAGCTGGTGGTGGTCAGCTCGGCGGCGCATCGCGTCGATCGGCCCGTCCCGCCCGGCATCGCGGCCACCCTGGTCGCCGGAGCCGCCCATCAGGTGCGTCGCCCTCCGAGCGAGCTGGCCTCCGGAGCGGTGGAGCTGGCCGTGATCTTCACCCCGCCGCCCGGGCAGAAGCTCGACGAACGCTACGGGCCGTCGACCAGGGTCGAGATCACCTCGTCGCCGCCGGAACTGCTCGTGTCCGGCGCGGGGGTCGACACGTCGCTGACCAGGCAGCTCGTCATCGCCGACGACATCGAGGGCGGCGTACTGCACGTCGTGGCCCAGGCGGCGGCCTGCGACGACGACCCCGCCGTGGAACACCCGGCCTGCCGGCTCGCCCGCCAGGACTGGGGCATCCCGATCCGCGTCACGCCCACCGGGGCGGCGCGGCTCCCGCTGATGATGGGCGGGCTGGACCACGCGGGCTGA
- a CDS encoding glycoside hydrolase family 76 protein: MTPHPESDRLPDRPDPGLSGADRTDSGRTDSGGCPRRRGDADQGDTGRDAARRDAAHRDATGRDVSDGEAAGRDVHSGDAAERTAAVWADRAGAAEHAIRVRHLRPVWGLPGARLGRMHWPPSTIERLGVGSWGYWWQAHLLDCAIDAWRRSPSPRRRAVIQDVIRAVPLRNAGWTNHYFDDMAWLGLALQRAEAAVGIARPRAMRLLLDELRGAWTEHAGGGIWWRRPERHGDDFKNVPSNGPAAILLARNARAGGPASDLARAADTAEWMDRLLVDPDTGLVWDGLRVTDAPGASVTPEPPRAPVAPGVRLIVKRIYTYCQGVLLGAFLELGRDIGAEHWWRRAARTIEGVAAHLADADGVLPGHGGGDGGLFGGILARYLAVAVTTLPAHHADSARVARRLVLASAEAAWCNRAAADGGPLFGPDWSTKAVVPTGPSVSTVSAAAGTIGAARGRDGVRRPERDLSVQLSAWMLLEAASVVSRHDVSAARTVDPT, encoded by the coding sequence ATGACACCCCACCCCGAGAGCGACAGACTGCCGGACCGGCCCGACCCCGGCCTCTCCGGCGCGGACAGAACCGACTCCGGTCGCACGGACTCGGGCGGCTGCCCGCGGCGCCGTGGGGATGCCGACCAGGGCGACACGGGCCGCGACGCCGCACGTCGAGACGCCGCACATCGAGATGCCACCGGCCGAGACGTCTCGGACGGTGAAGCCGCAGGTCGCGACGTCCACAGTGGTGATGCCGCCGAGCGGACCGCGGCCGTCTGGGCCGATCGGGCGGGCGCGGCGGAGCATGCGATCCGCGTCCGGCATCTGCGACCGGTCTGGGGGCTGCCCGGAGCACGCCTCGGCCGGATGCACTGGCCGCCGAGCACGATCGAGCGGCTCGGCGTCGGCTCGTGGGGCTACTGGTGGCAGGCGCACCTGCTGGACTGCGCGATCGACGCATGGCGGCGCAGCCCCTCGCCACGCCGCCGAGCGGTGATTCAGGACGTCATCCGGGCCGTCCCGCTGCGCAACGCGGGCTGGACGAACCACTACTTCGACGACATGGCATGGCTCGGACTGGCTCTGCAACGTGCGGAGGCGGCGGTGGGCATCGCCCGGCCGAGGGCGATGCGGCTGCTGCTCGACGAACTCCGCGGCGCCTGGACCGAGCACGCGGGCGGCGGCATCTGGTGGCGTCGTCCGGAGCGGCACGGCGACGACTTCAAGAACGTCCCCTCCAACGGGCCCGCCGCGATCCTGCTCGCCAGGAACGCCCGGGCGGGCGGCCCCGCATCCGACCTCGCCAGGGCGGCGGACACCGCCGAATGGATGGACCGACTGCTCGTCGACCCGGACACCGGGCTGGTCTGGGACGGGCTGCGCGTCACCGACGCACCGGGCGCCTCGGTGACCCCGGAGCCGCCGCGTGCGCCCGTCGCCCCCGGTGTCCGACTGATCGTGAAACGGATCTACACGTACTGCCAGGGCGTGCTGCTGGGCGCCTTCCTCGAACTCGGGCGGGACATCGGCGCCGAGCACTGGTGGCGCCGGGCGGCGCGCACCATCGAGGGCGTCGCCGCCCACCTGGCCGATGCCGACGGTGTGCTGCCCGGCCACGGCGGCGGAGACGGCGGCCTGTTCGGCGGCATCCTCGCCCGATATCTGGCGGTCGCCGTCACCACGCTGCCCGCCCACCACGCCGACTCGGCGCGCGTCGCCCGGCGGCTCGTGCTGGCCTCGGCGGAGGCGGCCTGGTGTAACCGGGCGGCCGCCGACGGCGGCCCGTTGTTCGGCCCGGACTGGTCGACCAAAGCAGTGGTCCCGACGGGGCCGAGCGTCTCGACGGTCTCCGCCGCCGCGGGCACCATCGGCGCCGCGCGCGGTCGAGACGGCGTTCGACGACCGGAACGAGATCTCTCCGTGCAGCTGAGCGCCTGGATGCTGCTGGAGGCGGCCTCGGTGGTGTCGCGGCACGACGTCAGCGCGGCGAGGACTGTCGACCCGACCTGA
- a CDS encoding TrmH family RNA methyltransferase: protein MGPWEGPIPADERYDPELLAEGDRRNVMDAYRYWRREAVVADLDTRRHEFHVAVENFQHDHNIGTVVRTANAFAAKAVHIVGRRRWNRRGAMVTDRYQHVLHQPDVAALLAFAADQGLSVVAVDNTAGSVRLEETALPRRCVLVFGHEGAGVSAEAREGADLLVSIAQFGSTRSINAGVAAGIVMHDWISRHADLSNAW from the coding sequence GTGGGGCCGTGGGAGGGCCCGATCCCGGCGGACGAACGCTATGACCCGGAGCTGCTCGCCGAGGGCGACCGGCGCAACGTGATGGACGCCTATCGGTACTGGCGGCGTGAAGCCGTGGTGGCCGACCTGGACACCCGTCGGCACGAGTTCCACGTGGCCGTCGAGAACTTCCAGCACGATCACAACATCGGCACGGTGGTGCGCACCGCCAACGCCTTCGCCGCCAAGGCCGTGCACATCGTGGGTCGCAGGCGGTGGAACCGGCGCGGCGCGATGGTGACCGACCGCTACCAGCACGTCCTGCATCAGCCGGACGTCGCCGCGCTGCTGGCATTCGCCGCCGACCAGGGACTGAGCGTCGTCGCGGTGGACAACACGGCGGGCTCGGTCCGGCTGGAGGAGACGGCGCTGCCCCGACGCTGCGTGCTCGTGTTCGGCCATGAGGGCGCCGGCGTCTCCGCCGAAGCACGTGAGGGCGCCGACCTGCTGGTCTCCATCGCCCAGTTCGGCTCGACCCGCTCGATCAACGCGGGCGTCGCGGCGGGCATCGTCATGCACGACTGGATCAGCCGCCACGCGGATCTCTCGAACGCCTGGTGA
- a CDS encoding LemA family protein → MDPVLLILLLVLAVVVLLGVGYIVSYNRFVAQRNTVEESWRQVDVELQRRYDLIPNLVETVRASAQFEQSTLQQVIAARSHAMQARQAHASVHDQSRAEQQLTGALHGFLGLAESYPQLQSNQNFLHLQKQLADTEDRIAAGRRFYNGNVRALNTRVQSIPSSIVASIAKIGQAEYFEVDDPYVRASPSLTGAFDSLHRPGPQQQAPQQQWQPQAGLPPHHGQAPQTTPPPAAGLPQANPGPQGFGQQVAGPQGFGQPGPPRQQQPQPGHHPQPPSRP, encoded by the coding sequence GTGGACCCCGTGCTGTTGATCCTGCTGCTCGTGCTGGCCGTGGTCGTCCTCCTGGGAGTCGGCTACATCGTCAGTTACAACCGGTTCGTCGCGCAGCGCAATACCGTCGAGGAGTCCTGGCGACAGGTCGACGTCGAGTTGCAGCGGCGCTACGACCTCATCCCGAACCTGGTGGAGACGGTGCGGGCCTCCGCTCAGTTCGAGCAGAGCACCCTGCAACAGGTGATCGCGGCGCGGTCGCACGCGATGCAGGCCAGGCAGGCCCACGCGAGCGTGCACGACCAGAGTCGCGCGGAGCAGCAGCTCACCGGCGCCCTGCACGGCTTCCTCGGGCTGGCCGAGAGCTATCCACAGCTCCAGTCGAATCAGAACTTCCTGCACCTGCAGAAGCAGCTCGCCGATACCGAGGACCGGATCGCCGCAGGCCGTCGCTTCTACAACGGCAATGTGCGCGCGTTGAACACCCGTGTGCAGTCGATCCCCTCCAGCATCGTCGCGAGTATCGCGAAGATCGGCCAGGCGGAGTACTTCGAGGTCGACGATCCCTACGTGCGGGCCTCGCCGTCGTTGACCGGTGCGTTCGACTCGCTCCACCGGCCTGGGCCGCAGCAGCAGGCGCCGCAGCAGCAGTGGCAGCCCCAGGCCGGGCTGCCGCCGCATCACGGGCAGGCACCGCAGACCACCCCGCCGCCCGCGGCCGGGCTGCCGCAGGCGAACCCCGGCCCCCAGGGCTTCGGGCAGCAGGTCGCAGGCCCCCAGGGCTTCGGGCAGCCCGGCCCGCCGCGGCAACAGCAGCCGCAGCCCGGTCACCACCCGCAGCCGCCGAGCCGGCCCTGA
- the pyrE gene encoding orotate phosphoribosyltransferase: MTPSQPSVDDAARRELAALVSRLAVVRGRVVLSSGAEADYYIDLRRVTLHHAAAPLLGRLLRQLTADWDYTAVGGLTLGADPLAMSLLHDAARDDVALDAFVVRKATKQHGMQRRIEGPDVAGRRVLAVEDTSTTGGSVLTAVEALREAGAEVVGVATVVDRDTGARERVEAEGLPYRYLLGLPDLGLS; the protein is encoded by the coding sequence GTGACACCGTCGCAGCCGTCGGTGGACGACGCGGCCCGGCGTGAACTGGCCGCGCTGGTCTCGAGGCTGGCCGTGGTGCGCGGCCGGGTGGTGCTGTCCTCCGGTGCCGAGGCCGACTACTACATCGACCTGCGCAGGGTGACGCTGCACCACGCGGCGGCGCCGCTGCTGGGCAGGCTGCTGCGGCAGTTGACCGCCGACTGGGACTACACGGCCGTGGGCGGCCTGACGTTGGGCGCCGATCCGCTGGCGATGTCCCTGTTGCACGACGCCGCGCGGGACGACGTGGCGTTGGACGCCTTCGTGGTGCGCAAGGCGACCAAGCAGCACGGCATGCAGCGCCGGATCGAGGGTCCGGACGTCGCGGGCCGCCGAGTGCTGGCGGTGGAGGACACCTCCACCACGGGCGGCAGTGTGCTGACCGCCGTCGAGGCGCTGCGTGAGGCGGGCGCCGAGGTCGTGGGCGTCGCGACGGTCGTCGACCGGGACACCGGAGCCCGTGAGCGGGTGGAGGCCGAGGGGCTGCCGTATCGCTACCTGCTCGGCCTGCCGGATCTCGGGCTGAGCTGA
- a CDS encoding SDR family NAD(P)-dependent oxidoreductase, whose translation MTTALITGPTAGIGRSFARRLAAEGHDLVLVARDETRLTELAAVLRDRHGITVEVLPADLAKDADRDRVADRLRAEDRPVDLLVNNAGFTASEDFLELDFDRLRAQLDVNVTAVLQFSHAALPPMLARNRGAVINVSSVAGFFPGRGSTYTASKAWVTMFTEGLARMTTGSAVRVLALCPGFTRTEFHDRAGIDMSGVPAPLYLDADRVVHDCLRDLRRDRVLSIPALPYKAAAALSGLLPRALVRRLASRVNARSN comes from the coding sequence ATGACGACCGCGCTCATCACCGGCCCGACCGCGGGCATCGGCCGCTCCTTCGCGCGACGGCTCGCGGCCGAGGGCCACGATCTGGTGCTGGTCGCCCGCGATGAGACCCGCCTGACCGAGCTGGCCGCCGTCCTACGGGACCGACACGGCATCACCGTGGAGGTGCTGCCCGCCGATCTGGCGAAGGACGCCGATCGGGACCGGGTGGCCGACCGCCTTCGCGCCGAGGACCGGCCGGTGGACCTCCTGGTCAACAACGCCGGATTCACCGCGTCCGAGGACTTCCTCGAGCTGGACTTCGATCGGCTGCGCGCACAGCTCGACGTGAACGTCACCGCCGTGCTCCAGTTCAGCCATGCCGCGCTGCCGCCGATGCTCGCCAGGAATCGCGGCGCGGTGATCAACGTGTCCAGTGTCGCGGGCTTCTTCCCCGGCCGCGGCTCGACCTACACCGCGAGCAAGGCGTGGGTCACGATGTTCACGGAGGGACTGGCGCGGATGACGACGGGCAGCGCGGTGCGCGTCCTCGCCCTGTGCCCCGGCTTCACCCGGACCGAGTTCCATGACCGCGCGGGCATCGACATGAGCGGTGTGCCCGCCCCGCTGTACCTGGACGCCGATCGGGTCGTCCACGACTGTCTGCGTGACCTGCGGCGCGATCGGGTGCTGTCGATCCCGGCCCTGCCGTACAAGGCCGCGGCGGCGTTGTCCGGTCTGCTGCCTCGGGCACTGGTGCGGCGACTCGCGTCCCGCGTCAACGCCCGGTCGAACTGA
- the clpB gene encoding ATP-dependent chaperone ClpB, with product MDAFNPTTKVQQAISSAAQAATVAGNPNVAPAHLLGALLSQTDGVAVPLLSAVGSDVTTLRAGLDKLSAALPSAVGATVNAPQFDGEALKTMTHAQRLATEMGDEYVSTEHLLVGLAVAGGRVADLLREQGASPEALREAFDQVRGSARITTPDPEGTFKALEKYGVDLTERARGGELDPVIGRDAEIRRVVQVLSRRTKNNPVLIGEPGVGKTAIVEGLAQRIVAGDVPESLRGKRVVSLDLGSMVAGAKYRGEFEERLKAVLKEITDSAGQVVTFIDELHTIVGAGATGEGAMDAGNMIKPMLARGELRMVGATTLDEYRGHIESDAALERRFQQVLVGEPTEEDTIAILRGLKERYEVHHGVRITDGALVAAATLSSRYITARFLPDKAIDLVDEAASRLRMEIDSRPVEVDEVERAVRRLEIEEMALAKEDDAASLERLAALRAELAERRELLAGLTARWQNEKGSIDRTRELKEQLEQLRGESERAERDGDLGRAAELRYGRIPTLEKELAAAAEAGAESQVMLKEEVTPDDVADVVSAWTGIPAGRLLEGETAKLLRMEEMLAGRVVGQPEAVRVVSDAVRRARAGVADPDRPTGSFLFLGPTGVGKTELAKALAEFLFDDERAMIRIDMSEYAEKHSVARLVGAPPGYVGYDQGGQLTESVRRRPYSVVLLDEVEKAHPDVFDVLLQVLDDGRLTDGQGRTVDFRNTILVLTSNLGSQFIADATLDERDRRDAVLAEVRRRFKPEFVNRLDDLVVFHSLATEELTGIVEIQVARLARRLAQRRLELAVDEAAKEWLALNGFDPVYGARPLRRLVQSAIGDQLARQLLAGEIRDGDRAVVELAEDADGLTVRRGEPAGE from the coding sequence ATGGACGCTTTCAACCCGACCACGAAGGTGCAACAGGCGATCTCGTCGGCGGCACAGGCCGCCACCGTGGCGGGCAACCCGAACGTGGCGCCCGCGCACCTGCTCGGAGCGCTGCTGTCGCAGACCGACGGGGTGGCCGTCCCGCTGCTCTCGGCCGTCGGTTCCGACGTGACGACGCTGCGGGCCGGGCTCGACAAGCTCAGTGCCGCCCTGCCCTCCGCGGTGGGTGCCACGGTCAACGCCCCGCAGTTCGACGGCGAGGCACTCAAGACCATGACCCATGCGCAACGGCTGGCCACCGAGATGGGCGACGAGTACGTCTCCACCGAACACCTGCTGGTGGGGCTCGCCGTCGCAGGTGGCCGCGTCGCCGATCTGCTGCGCGAGCAGGGGGCGAGCCCCGAGGCGCTGCGCGAGGCGTTCGACCAGGTGCGGGGATCGGCGCGGATCACCACCCCAGACCCGGAGGGCACCTTCAAAGCATTGGAGAAGTACGGCGTCGACCTCACCGAGCGGGCCAGAGGCGGTGAACTCGACCCGGTCATCGGCCGCGACGCCGAGATCCGCCGTGTCGTGCAGGTGCTGTCCCGCCGGACCAAGAACAACCCGGTCCTCATCGGCGAGCCGGGTGTCGGCAAGACCGCCATCGTGGAGGGCCTCGCGCAGCGGATCGTGGCGGGCGACGTGCCGGAGTCCCTGCGCGGCAAGCGCGTCGTCAGCCTCGACCTCGGTTCGATGGTCGCGGGCGCCAAGTATCGGGGCGAATTCGAGGAACGACTCAAGGCGGTGCTCAAGGAGATCACCGACTCGGCCGGTCAGGTCGTCACCTTCATCGACGAGCTGCACACCATCGTCGGGGCGGGCGCCACCGGAGAGGGCGCCATGGATGCGGGCAACATGATCAAGCCCATGCTCGCCAGGGGCGAGCTGCGGATGGTGGGCGCCACCACGCTCGACGAGTATCGCGGTCACATCGAGTCCGACGCCGCGCTGGAACGGCGCTTCCAGCAGGTGCTTGTCGGCGAGCCGACCGAGGAGGACACGATCGCCATCCTCCGCGGCCTCAAGGAGCGCTACGAGGTCCATCACGGCGTGCGGATCACCGACGGCGCGCTCGTCGCCGCCGCGACGCTGTCCAGCCGGTACATCACCGCGCGCTTCCTCCCGGACAAGGCCATCGACCTGGTGGACGAGGCGGCGTCGCGGCTGCGCATGGAGATCGACTCGCGGCCGGTGGAGGTCGACGAGGTCGAGCGCGCGGTGCGTCGCCTGGAGATCGAGGAGATGGCGCTGGCCAAGGAGGACGACGCCGCCTCGCTGGAGCGGCTGGCCGCGCTGCGCGCCGAACTCGCGGAACGACGGGAGCTGTTGGCGGGCCTCACCGCCCGTTGGCAGAACGAGAAGGGCTCCATCGACCGGACCCGTGAGCTCAAGGAGCAGCTCGAACAGCTGCGCGGCGAGTCGGAGCGCGCGGAACGCGACGGTGACCTCGGGCGGGCCGCCGAGCTGCGCTACGGCCGGATTCCGACGCTGGAGAAGGAACTGGCCGCAGCCGCCGAGGCGGGCGCGGAATCACAGGTGATGCTGAAGGAGGAGGTCACGCCGGACGACGTCGCCGACGTGGTCAGCGCGTGGACGGGCATCCCCGCGGGCAGGCTGCTGGAAGGCGAGACCGCGAAGCTGCTCCGGATGGAGGAGATGCTCGCCGGGCGGGTCGTCGGTCAACCCGAGGCCGTCCGGGTGGTGTCGGACGCCGTCCGCCGGGCCAGGGCGGGCGTCGCCGACCCGGACCGCCCCACCGGCTCCTTTCTGTTCCTCGGCCCCACCGGCGTCGGCAAGACGGAGCTGGCCAAGGCGCTGGCCGAGTTCCTCTTCGACGACGAACGCGCCATGATCCGCATCGACATGAGCGAGTACGCCGAGAAGCACTCGGTGGCGCGGCTCGTCGGCGCACCGCCCGGATACGTCGGCTACGACCAGGGCGGCCAGCTCACCGAGTCGGTCCGCAGGCGGCCGTACTCGGTGGTGCTCCTCGACGAGGTGGAGAAGGCGCATCCCGACGTCTTCGACGTGCTGCTCCAGGTGCTCGACGACGGCAGGCTCACCGACGGCCAGGGCCGCACGGTCGACTTCCGCAACACCATCCTGGTGCTGACCTCGAACCTCGGCTCGCAGTTCATCGCCGATGCCACCCTGGACGAACGCGACCGGCGGGACGCGGTGCTCGCGGAGGTGCGCAGGCGGTTCAAGCCGGAGTTCGTGAACCGGCTCGACGACCTCGTCGTCTTCCACTCGCTGGCCACCGAGGAGCTGACCGGGATCGTCGAGATCCAGGTAGCTCGGCTGGCACGCAGGCTGGCGCAGCGCAGGCTGGAGCTGGCGGTCGACGAGGCCGCCAAGGAGTGGTTGGCGCTCAACGGCTTCGATCCGGTCTACGGCGCCCGCCCGCTGCGCAGGCTCGTCCAGTCCGCGATCGGCGATCAGCTCGCGCGGCAGCTGCTCGCGGGCGAGATCCGCGACGGGGACCGCGCGGTGGTCGAACTGGCCGAGGACGCCGACGGGCTGACGGTGCGGCGCGGGGAGCCCGCCGGCGAGTGA
- a CDS encoding alpha/beta fold hydrolase, translating into MGSVRYRTAVVDGHEIFYREAGAADAPAIVLLHGYPTSSFMFRELIPLLADDYRVIAPDHLGFGHSAAPGVDEFDYTFDALAKLTAGLLDQLGLDRYALYVQDYGAPIGWQLALWHPERISAVVTQNGNGYEDGFVESFWAGVWAYAADPGPETERAVRTVLSLDGIRWQYLHGVPDPSVVSPDTWAHDVALVSRPGNDEIQLALFRDYRNNRPLYPRLHEFLRTGEVPVLAVWGRNDEIFGPAGARAFARDAADVEVHLIDGGHFLLESHLDVVAGYLRGFLGRVLR; encoded by the coding sequence ATGGGCTCGGTGCGGTACCGGACCGCCGTCGTCGACGGCCACGAGATCTTCTATCGCGAGGCGGGCGCCGCCGACGCTCCCGCGATCGTGCTCCTGCACGGTTACCCGACCAGCTCGTTCATGTTCCGTGAGCTGATCCCACTGCTGGCCGACGACTACCGCGTCATCGCGCCGGACCACCTCGGTTTCGGCCACTCCGCTGCTCCGGGCGTCGACGAGTTCGACTACACCTTCGACGCCCTCGCCAAGCTCACCGCAGGCCTGCTCGACCAGCTCGGCCTCGACCGCTACGCCCTCTACGTGCAGGACTACGGCGCGCCGATCGGCTGGCAGCTGGCCCTGTGGCATCCCGAGCGGATCTCCGCCGTCGTGACCCAGAACGGCAACGGCTACGAGGACGGCTTCGTCGAGTCGTTCTGGGCCGGCGTGTGGGCCTACGCGGCCGACCCCGGTCCCGAGACCGAACGCGCCGTGCGCACCGTGCTGAGCCTCGACGGGATCCGCTGGCAGTATCTGCACGGCGTGCCCGATCCGAGCGTGGTCAGCCCGGACACCTGGGCGCACGACGTCGCCCTCGTCTCACGCCCTGGCAACGACGAGATCCAGCTCGCGCTGTTCCGCGACTATCGGAACAACCGCCCGCTCTACCCTCGGCTGCACGAGTTCCTACGCACCGGCGAGGTCCCGGTGCTCGCCGTCTGGGGCCGCAACGACGAGATCTTCGGCCCGGCGGGCGCCCGCGCCTTCGCCCGCGACGCCGCGGACGTCGAGGTGCACCTGATCGACGGCGGTCACTTCCTGTTGGAGAGCCATCTGGACGTCG